The following proteins are encoded in a genomic region of Leptospira fainei serovar Hurstbridge str. BUT 6:
- a CDS encoding 2-oxoglutarate dehydrogenase E1 component, with the protein MKIEQLMALYGENGVLLEELYEKFKKDPQSLDKEWALFFQEVETNGVYSGNGTNGATNGNGNGKGAVATSFTDAQAGTFREMGIINLLNAYRRQGHLAADLDPLGISKPNRKFIDAKLGNLTQADLDTVVDTNNASLGRAKLRDVIDWFEKTYCSTIGYEQYYLVNDEEREWLQKQVESVDFHAPLSKSIRLRLFEKLFQADHFETFLAKKYVGKKRFSLEGGESMIPMLDTIVEEAGHFKMDGLVIGMAHRGRLNVLVNVIEKPASLVFAEFEEKAEKGAVSYADVKYHLGYSNSKMTTAGKEVKLSLAFNPSHLEAVNPVVTGSVRARQEQYDDTDRSKYMPVTIHGDAAFAGQGVVAETINLMNLEGYTTGGTFHIVINNQIGFTTLPNESRSTLYATDLAKGYQIPIVHVNGDDPEAVYRVTKLGMEYRQKFKKDFIIDLICYRRLGHNETDEPAFTQPKMYAVIKSHLPTAQLYEKKLLADGDITKDEVDFIKNGSQQGLEDSFQRAKEQDIKMKVDTMRGVWARYSKDPLDSGTATSVLAEQMNRIVHAITTVPEGFTPNPKLVKLLQSRTEMAEGKNPLDWGMAEALSFGSILENGFRIRLSGQDSQRGTFSHRHAVLVDINSGEKYVGLNHISDKQAKAEIVNSSLSEFSVLGFEYGYSLSDPNALVIWEAQFGDFANNTQVIFDQFLSSSEVKWQRLSGLTILLPHGYEGQGPEHSSGRIERFLQLSADNNMQIANCTNAAQYFHLLRRQMLRNFRKPLIIFTPKSLLRFPGALSPIEDLLKGAFKEVLPDSGDLKPDKVEKVVFSFGKVYYDLLKYREENKVQNTALIRVEQMYPFPNKEIEAILRTYKNAKTFVWCQEEPKNQGAWFFIRDRLEELLPSSSRLKYAGRKESPSPAAGHMKVHLQEQDQLVQDAFLY; encoded by the coding sequence ATGAAAATCGAACAATTAATGGCATTATACGGAGAGAACGGAGTTCTCCTGGAAGAACTTTACGAAAAGTTTAAGAAAGATCCGCAGTCTTTGGACAAGGAATGGGCGCTTTTTTTCCAAGAAGTTGAGACCAACGGAGTATATTCGGGTAACGGAACGAATGGAGCTACGAACGGTAATGGAAACGGAAAAGGAGCCGTGGCGACTTCGTTTACGGACGCCCAGGCGGGTACTTTTCGTGAAATGGGTATCATTAACCTTCTTAACGCCTATAGAAGGCAGGGGCACCTCGCAGCCGATTTAGATCCATTAGGAATTTCTAAACCGAACCGCAAGTTCATAGACGCTAAACTGGGGAACTTAACCCAGGCGGACTTGGATACGGTCGTCGACACCAATAATGCAAGTCTTGGAAGGGCAAAGCTTAGAGACGTCATCGACTGGTTCGAAAAGACCTATTGTAGTACCATCGGGTATGAACAATATTATCTTGTAAACGACGAAGAGCGAGAATGGTTGCAAAAACAAGTCGAATCCGTCGATTTCCATGCTCCCCTATCTAAAAGTATCCGTCTCCGCCTCTTTGAAAAACTTTTCCAAGCCGATCACTTCGAAACCTTTCTCGCTAAAAAATACGTAGGTAAAAAGCGCTTCTCCTTAGAGGGAGGAGAAAGCATGATTCCTATGCTAGATACGATCGTTGAGGAGGCCGGTCATTTTAAAATGGACGGGCTCGTTATCGGTATGGCTCATAGAGGTCGTTTAAACGTACTTGTTAATGTAATTGAAAAACCGGCTTCCTTGGTTTTTGCCGAATTCGAAGAGAAGGCGGAAAAAGGCGCGGTTAGCTACGCCGACGTAAAATACCACTTAGGTTATTCCAACAGTAAAATGACCACTGCAGGTAAGGAAGTAAAGCTATCTTTAGCTTTTAACCCGAGCCATTTGGAAGCAGTAAATCCGGTCGTAACCGGATCGGTTCGCGCCCGTCAGGAGCAGTACGACGATACTGATCGTTCTAAGTATATGCCGGTGACTATCCACGGAGACGCTGCTTTTGCGGGGCAAGGCGTGGTGGCAGAGACCATTAACTTAATGAATTTGGAAGGTTATACCACCGGTGGAACGTTTCATATCGTAATCAATAACCAGATCGGCTTTACTACACTGCCGAACGAATCGAGATCGACGTTATACGCTACCGACTTGGCAAAAGGGTATCAGATCCCGATCGTTCACGTCAACGGTGATGATCCGGAAGCGGTTTACCGAGTCACTAAACTCGGGATGGAATACCGCCAGAAGTTTAAAAAGGATTTTATCATCGATTTAATATGCTATCGCCGGCTTGGACATAATGAAACCGACGAACCTGCATTCACCCAGCCGAAAATGTATGCGGTGATCAAAAGCCATCTTCCAACCGCCCAACTGTATGAAAAGAAATTACTGGCGGATGGGGATATAACTAAAGACGAAGTCGATTTCATTAAGAACGGCTCTCAGCAAGGTTTGGAAGATTCCTTCCAAAGAGCTAAAGAGCAGGACATCAAGATGAAGGTCGATACGATGCGCGGAGTTTGGGCCCGTTACTCCAAGGATCCTTTGGATAGTGGAACCGCTACTTCCGTTCTTGCGGAGCAGATGAATCGAATCGTTCATGCGATTACGACCGTTCCTGAAGGATTTACTCCCAATCCGAAATTAGTTAAACTACTTCAAAGTAGAACGGAAATGGCTGAAGGAAAAAATCCCCTGGATTGGGGAATGGCAGAGGCGCTTTCTTTCGGTTCGATTCTGGAAAACGGTTTTAGAATCAGGCTTTCAGGTCAGGACAGCCAGAGAGGTACTTTCTCGCATCGCCATGCGGTTCTAGTCGATATCAATTCCGGCGAAAAATACGTGGGGTTGAATCACATTTCCGACAAGCAGGCTAAGGCCGAGATCGTGAATTCATCGCTTTCAGAATTTTCCGTTCTGGGATTTGAATACGGCTACTCGCTGTCGGATCCGAATGCATTGGTTATTTGGGAAGCACAGTTCGGGGACTTTGCCAATAATACTCAGGTGATCTTCGATCAATTCCTTTCAAGCTCCGAAGTAAAATGGCAAAGGTTATCCGGTTTAACCATATTGCTACCGCACGGATACGAAGGGCAGGGGCCTGAACACAGCTCCGGCCGTATTGAGAGATTCCTACAACTTTCTGCCGACAATAATATGCAGATCGCGAATTGTACGAATGCGGCGCAATACTTCCATTTGCTCAGACGGCAGATGCTGAGAAATTTCCGTAAACCTTTGATCATCTTTACGCCGAAATCGCTCTTGCGTTTTCCGGGAGCCTTATCTCCTATCGAAGATCTGCTAAAAGGAGCTTTCAAAGAAGTTCTGCCTGACTCTGGCGATTTAAAGCCGGATAAAGTCGAAAAAGTCGTGTTCAGTTTCGGAAAAGTTTATTACGATTTATTAAAATATCGCGAAGAAAATAAAGTTCAAAATACGGCATTAATTCGCGTGGAACAAATGTACCCGTTTCCGAATAAGGAAATCGAGGCGATTTTAAGAACTTATAAGAACGCGAAAACGTTCGTATGGTGCCAGGAAGAACCTAAGAATCAAGGTGCATGGTTTTTCATAAGGGATCGTTTGGAAGAACTCCTTCCTTCGTCCTCTCGATTGAAATATGCAGGCCGAAAAGAATCTCCAAGTCCTGCAGCCGGTCACATGAAAGTCCATCTTCAAGAACAGGATCAACTTGTTCAGGATGCGTTTCTTTACTAA
- the lpdA gene encoding dihydrolipoyl dehydrogenase, with amino-acid sequence MAEEFDVLVIGSGPGGYVNAIRAAQLGLKTGIIEKRKTLGGTCLNVGCIPSKALLDSSEEYHKVLHKTQDHGIGVGKVTLDLNKLMERKNGIVKEVTDGVDYLMKKNKIIRYEGFGKLLGGGKVEVSLADGKQEILSAKHIVLATGSVPIDIPSLPVDGKTIITSDHAINLRVIPKKLVIIGAGVIGLELGSVWQRLGSEVTVVELLPGLLTNVDKSFGNLLQRSLEGQGFNFLFEHKVLGAASSKSGVKVKIAAPDGKESELDADVVLVAIGRRPYIEGIGLEDAGVQLTERKRIKVDSHFRTNIPGIYAIGDVIDGPMLAHKAEEEGVALAELIAGQSGHVNYFAVPSIMYTWPELAWVGKGEEELKAAGVEYKTGKSLFKPNARAKAMNEAEGQVKILADKKTDKILGAFVFGPRASDMIAELAVAVEFGASAEDIARSFHAHPTLSEVVKEAAMAVDKWAIHA; translated from the coding sequence ATGGCGGAAGAATTCGACGTACTAGTTATCGGTTCGGGACCCGGCGGTTATGTAAACGCGATCCGGGCGGCGCAACTGGGCTTAAAAACCGGAATCATCGAGAAAAGAAAAACCCTAGGAGGAACCTGCCTAAACGTGGGATGTATTCCTTCTAAAGCATTATTGGACTCTTCGGAAGAATACCATAAGGTTCTCCATAAAACCCAGGATCATGGAATCGGAGTCGGTAAGGTTACACTCGATCTTAATAAGTTGATGGAACGTAAAAATGGGATCGTTAAGGAAGTCACCGACGGCGTGGACTACTTGATGAAAAAGAATAAGATCATTCGTTACGAAGGCTTCGGTAAATTATTGGGTGGAGGAAAAGTAGAAGTTTCTCTTGCCGACGGAAAACAGGAAATCCTATCCGCAAAGCATATCGTATTGGCGACAGGATCCGTTCCCATCGACATTCCAAGTCTTCCTGTGGACGGAAAAACCATCATTACTTCGGATCACGCGATCAATCTGCGAGTAATCCCGAAAAAGCTGGTTATCATAGGCGCCGGAGTTATCGGACTCGAATTAGGATCCGTTTGGCAACGTTTAGGTTCGGAAGTTACCGTAGTCGAATTGCTACCAGGTTTATTAACCAATGTGGATAAATCCTTCGGGAACCTACTTCAGAGAAGTTTGGAAGGTCAGGGATTTAACTTCTTATTCGAGCATAAAGTCTTAGGCGCCGCCTCAAGTAAAAGCGGCGTGAAAGTTAAAATTGCTGCACCTGACGGAAAAGAATCCGAGCTGGACGCGGATGTTGTTTTAGTTGCGATCGGACGCCGGCCGTATATCGAGGGGATCGGATTAGAGGACGCCGGGGTCCAATTGACCGAAAGGAAACGCATTAAAGTGGATTCCCATTTCCGGACGAACATTCCCGGTATCTATGCAATTGGCGATGTGATCGACGGTCCGATGTTGGCGCATAAGGCCGAGGAAGAAGGAGTCGCCCTGGCGGAATTAATCGCCGGTCAATCCGGCCACGTGAATTATTTTGCCGTTCCCTCCATAATGTATACTTGGCCGGAATTGGCTTGGGTCGGAAAGGGAGAAGAGGAACTCAAGGCTGCAGGTGTCGAATACAAAACCGGAAAGTCTTTATTTAAGCCGAATGCAAGAGCAAAAGCGATGAACGAGGCGGAAGGCCAAGTCAAGATATTGGCGGATAAAAAAACGGATAAGATTTTGGGAGCTTTTGTCTTCGGGCCTAGAGCCTCGGACATGATCGCCGAATTAGCGGTCGCAGTGGAATTCGGCGCTTCAGCCGAAGATATTGCAAGATCGTTTCATGCACATCCTACCTTATCTGAAGTTGTAAAAGAGGCGGCCATGGCCGTCGATAAGTGGGCGATTCACGCATAG
- a CDS encoding penicillin-binding protein 1A, which yields MFSDGIHRTTKILLGIALAGGLFFGYILSEVDEGGELAMLASYQPTTPTRLYDNNGIVFAELYRHKQQLLKYQDIPPHVVQAFLSVEDNNFFNHFGIDFMAISRAAIVNVLSGRIKQGGSTLTQQLAKTVLQNRKRSFIRKFVEALFTLQIEQEYSKEEILEIYFNLIYLGHGTTGLASAADVYFHKDVTDLDVAEAALLARLPKAPVDYSPYKNPAAAKRAHLEVLKLMAGQGFIPTDKVQFIHDEFWEKYWPVVITQSPSQSTWGTKLNRAPHFTEFVRQKLLKVLGEDRLYNGGLKIYTTLDVRKQEIAQEELRRALKKHDDLVSGVTVNYAGGADRGLVGLYGLLGSVFPVGVPFVSKLDDKANFRVALEKELIDAADLLTLLTPEADNESASFTEFQKRSAIFGKNLHVEGAAITIDHTNGYIQTMVGGYEFTPKNQFNRAVQARRQTGSSFKPFVYGAAIAERVVGSGTGIMDAPLTTLTEEGEGWSPQDFDGDFQGMVPLSRALSLSLNIVSVQVLLRTGADAVIDFASRLTKADKSRFPSSPALALGIAELTPYEMAIGYSIIANKGRNVIPFAVRYVIDQSGNVIYNEEEKVRQELEREREDGSIQVISEGTSYILRRMLMMVAMAGTATDGLRNPEKGNYKGFAAGKTGSTSSFTNAWYCGFDPKLTTVIWMGFDKSSISLGRGQAASVLAVPIWGRMYNRFYGGQGYPLFGNEHGEDPPPDEVQGGGTCAYNGLTPKPGVCPMTQNLSLKPITVAGVTKSVQGNRQCDGDRDHHRSIDFREFLQQEYQISDEEIGKTERKFKPKTD from the coding sequence ATTTTTAGCGACGGAATCCATCGGACGACCAAAATCCTGCTCGGGATCGCTTTAGCAGGCGGATTGTTTTTCGGCTATATACTTTCGGAAGTGGACGAGGGGGGTGAGCTTGCAATGCTCGCTTCTTATCAACCGACGACTCCAACCCGTCTTTATGATAATAACGGAATCGTATTCGCAGAACTGTATCGTCATAAACAGCAGCTACTCAAATACCAAGATATTCCTCCTCATGTCGTGCAGGCTTTCTTATCCGTAGAAGATAACAACTTCTTTAATCACTTCGGCATCGACTTCATGGCGATTAGCCGTGCCGCTATTGTGAACGTACTTTCAGGAAGAATCAAGCAAGGCGGCTCCACCTTAACCCAGCAGCTCGCAAAGACGGTTCTGCAGAACAGAAAGCGATCGTTTATCCGTAAGTTCGTGGAAGCCCTCTTTACTCTACAGATCGAGCAGGAATATTCCAAGGAAGAAATCCTAGAAATTTATTTTAACTTAATCTATTTAGGGCATGGAACTACCGGTTTGGCGTCGGCAGCAGACGTTTATTTCCATAAGGACGTAACGGATTTAGACGTAGCCGAAGCGGCCCTGCTGGCGCGATTACCCAAGGCCCCTGTCGACTATTCTCCTTACAAGAATCCTGCCGCGGCTAAACGCGCCCATTTGGAAGTTCTGAAATTAATGGCGGGCCAAGGATTTATTCCTACCGATAAGGTTCAGTTCATTCACGACGAATTTTGGGAAAAATACTGGCCTGTCGTAATCACACAATCTCCATCCCAGTCGACTTGGGGAACCAAATTGAATCGAGCTCCGCATTTTACGGAATTCGTAAGACAGAAATTATTAAAGGTATTGGGGGAAGATCGGCTTTATAACGGCGGTCTAAAAATTTATACGACGCTGGATGTCCGAAAACAAGAAATCGCCCAGGAAGAACTTCGTAGGGCGTTAAAAAAACACGATGACCTCGTTTCCGGGGTAACGGTGAATTACGCCGGCGGGGCCGATCGGGGGCTTGTCGGACTGTACGGACTTTTAGGTTCCGTTTTTCCGGTAGGAGTTCCCTTCGTAAGTAAATTGGACGACAAGGCGAACTTCCGAGTGGCGCTGGAAAAGGAGCTGATTGACGCCGCAGATTTGCTGACTCTCCTTACACCCGAAGCCGATAACGAATCCGCTTCCTTTACGGAATTCCAAAAGCGATCCGCAATATTCGGAAAGAATCTCCACGTCGAAGGCGCTGCGATTACGATCGATCATACGAACGGCTATATACAAACTATGGTCGGCGGGTACGAATTCACGCCCAAGAATCAATTTAACCGCGCAGTGCAGGCTCGACGACAAACGGGCTCTTCGTTTAAACCTTTCGTTTATGGCGCTGCGATTGCCGAGAGGGTAGTGGGTTCCGGAACCGGAATCATGGACGCTCCTCTAACGACTTTGACGGAAGAGGGAGAAGGCTGGTCTCCTCAGGATTTTGACGGAGATTTCCAAGGGATGGTCCCACTCTCAAGGGCTCTATCGCTCTCACTTAACATCGTGTCCGTGCAGGTTCTCCTGAGAACAGGCGCCGATGCAGTCATAGATTTTGCATCTCGTTTAACAAAAGCTGATAAGAGTCGTTTTCCTTCCAGTCCCGCGCTTGCGCTCGGAATCGCGGAATTGACTCCTTACGAGATGGCAATCGGGTATTCGATTATCGCAAACAAAGGCAGGAACGTAATTCCCTTCGCAGTCCGGTACGTGATCGATCAATCCGGAAACGTAATTTACAACGAAGAAGAGAAAGTTCGACAAGAGTTGGAGAGGGAACGGGAAGACGGATCCATTCAAGTAATTAGCGAAGGGACTTCCTATATTCTGCGCAGAATGTTGATGATGGTCGCAATGGCAGGAACGGCCACCGACGGACTAAGAAATCCGGAAAAAGGAAATTATAAAGGTTTTGCCGCAGGTAAAACGGGATCGACTTCTTCGTTTACCAACGCCTGGTATTGCGGATTCGATCCGAAGCTTACTACAGTGATTTGGATGGGCTTTGATAAAAGCTCGATTTCGTTAGGAAGAGGACAAGCCGCATCGGTTCTGGCCGTTCCTATCTGGGGTAGAATGTACAATCGATTCTATGGCGGGCAAGGGTATCCTCTTTTTGGAAACGAACACGGGGAAGATCCTCCTCCGGACGAAGTTCAGGGTGGGGGAACCTGCGCTTATAACGGACTGACTCCGAAACCGGGAGTTTGTCCGATGACGCAAAATTTAAGCTTGAAACCGATTACTGTCGCCGGCGTAACGAAGTCCGTACAAGGAAATCGACAATGCGATGGGGATCGCGATCATCATAGATCGATAGATTTCCGCGAATTCTTACAACAAGAATATCAGATCAGCGACGAAGAGATCGGAAAAACCGAGAGGAAATTTAAACCTAAAACGGACTAA
- a CDS encoding MBL fold metallo-hydrolase: MEIQLYGVRGSIPSPLRTPEYREKILTILKMAEASEGKAFSSPETWMETLPDYLTSVTGGNTTCIKVRSSSGDSVLIDMGTGVRVLGDELIQGEFGKGTGELSIFFTHTHWDHIQGIPFFKPFYIPGNRFTLYSPNKDLEDRLYYQQEPRFFPVSFERFAGQCSFHHLKIDEAIEIGGMKIEWLPLKHPGGSVAYKFTENGKSFVFATDAEYTGEDLPLVAQQKPFFFGADLLLLDSQYTLDDSFQKFDWGHTSYTMAVNCASNWEVKTLALTHHEPAYSDEILAIILDDAKTHAENLGTKDLSIILAREGMKFELV, encoded by the coding sequence GTGGAAATTCAGCTGTACGGCGTCCGTGGATCGATCCCTTCCCCCTTGCGGACCCCCGAATATAGGGAGAAGATTTTAACGATTCTCAAGATGGCGGAAGCTTCCGAAGGCAAAGCGTTTTCATCCCCCGAAACTTGGATGGAAACTTTACCCGATTACCTGACTTCCGTTACAGGCGGGAATACGACTTGCATTAAGGTCCGCTCTTCCTCGGGTGATTCCGTTTTGATAGATATGGGAACCGGAGTAAGGGTGCTCGGGGATGAACTCATTCAAGGCGAGTTCGGAAAGGGAACCGGAGAATTGTCCATTTTTTTCACCCATACTCATTGGGACCATATTCAGGGAATCCCTTTCTTTAAACCTTTTTACATTCCTGGAAACAGATTCACTCTTTATTCCCCGAATAAAGATTTAGAAGATCGGCTTTATTACCAGCAGGAGCCTAGATTTTTTCCCGTATCGTTCGAGCGATTTGCCGGTCAATGTAGTTTCCATCATCTTAAAATCGACGAAGCCATTGAAATCGGAGGAATGAAGATCGAATGGCTTCCACTCAAACACCCCGGTGGATCCGTTGCTTACAAGTTTACTGAAAATGGAAAAAGCTTCGTTTTTGCGACGGACGCGGAATATACCGGAGAAGATTTGCCGCTGGTAGCGCAGCAAAAACCATTTTTCTTCGGAGCCGATTTGCTGCTCCTGGACTCGCAATACACTCTGGATGATTCATTTCAAAAATTCGATTGGGGACATACTTCCTATACGATGGCGGTTAATTGTGCGTCGAATTGGGAAGTTAAAACTCTTGCCTTGACTCACCATGAACCAGCGTATTCCGACGAAATTTTAGCCATCATCTTGGATGACGCCAAAACCCATGCTGAAAATCTTGGTACTAAGGACCTATCCATTATCCTAGCTCGGGAAGGAATGAAATTCGAACTCGTATGA
- a CDS encoding DUF6941 family protein codes for MNANASEPVLLALLFADRVITEDNGKRGIIGTFTKFFAQQFPVVFPPWGIYICVTNLTPGDHEFTLELEFADTSEKIMGVGGTIRVNNGAEPVEIGIPIPHAVFPREGRYILLLRIGGDIVGSRPLWVDQVPAQPPSV; via the coding sequence ATGAATGCAAATGCAAGCGAACCTGTACTTCTGGCTCTTCTCTTTGCGGATCGAGTGATAACCGAAGATAACGGCAAACGGGGAATTATCGGAACATTTACCAAATTCTTTGCGCAGCAATTCCCGGTCGTTTTCCCGCCTTGGGGAATTTATATATGCGTCACGAATCTAACTCCGGGCGACCATGAATTTACTCTCGAACTTGAATTTGCGGATACGAGCGAGAAAATAATGGGCGTAGGAGGTACCATTCGAGTTAATAACGGCGCGGAGCCTGTCGAAATCGGGATCCCGATTCCGCATGCGGTTTTCCCAAGAGAAGGTCGGTATATTTTACTTTTACGTATCGGCGGAGATATCGTCGGGAGTCGACCTCTTTGGGTCGATCAGGTTCCCGCCCAACCGCCATCCGTTTGA
- a CDS encoding rhomboid family intramembrane serine protease, producing the protein MAYYSGGFGIEVTPVVRRLLFLNLGVFVLEFILKLASPQILGLFLGMFGLVPDFVLHKFFIWQVLTYAFLHDPNSIFHILFNMLSLWMFGSTLEAYWGSKNFLKFYLVSCIGGGIVPLFAHLLGFPQGTIVGASGGLYGLLIAFALIWPNRELYYFAIFPIKAKYFVLILLLLIGFTSSSSGVAVTAHAGGALFGALYFFYNNKLKYKLGFSLPSFSLSRWFQKRKMKRWQEEMHSREKAKDEVDRLLEKISRDGMHSLSRKEKKFLKEASTKYYDSKE; encoded by the coding sequence ATGGCATACTACTCCGGTGGATTCGGCATTGAAGTTACTCCAGTAGTTCGCAGGCTTCTTTTTTTGAACCTGGGAGTTTTCGTTTTAGAATTTATACTGAAATTAGCTTCTCCGCAAATTCTAGGTCTTTTTCTGGGAATGTTCGGGTTGGTCCCGGATTTCGTACTGCACAAATTTTTCATCTGGCAGGTCCTGACCTACGCCTTTCTCCATGATCCAAACTCCATTTTTCATATTCTATTTAATATGCTCTCGCTCTGGATGTTCGGTTCGACATTAGAGGCATACTGGGGAAGTAAGAATTTTCTAAAATTCTATTTGGTTTCCTGCATCGGAGGCGGAATCGTTCCTCTATTTGCCCATCTTTTGGGATTCCCCCAAGGAACGATTGTCGGAGCTTCAGGAGGTTTATACGGACTTCTTATCGCTTTCGCTCTGATCTGGCCCAACAGAGAATTGTATTACTTCGCTATCTTTCCGATTAAAGCCAAATATTTCGTTTTGATTCTCCTACTTTTAATCGGGTTCACTTCCTCTTCCAGCGGCGTCGCAGTTACGGCTCATGCCGGCGGTGCCCTTTTCGGCGCCTTGTATTTCTTTTATAATAATAAATTAAAATATAAATTAGGATTTAGCTTACCTTCCTTCTCTCTTTCTCGCTGGTTTCAAAAAAGAAAAATGAAGCGCTGGCAGGAGGAGATGCACAGTCGGGAGAAGGCGAAGGACGAAGTCGATCGCCTTTTGGAGAAAATCTCCAGAGACGGAATGCATTCCTTGAGTAGAAAGGAAAAGAAATTTCTAAAGGAAGCCTCGACGAAATATTACGATTCCAAGGAATGA
- the odhB gene encoding 2-oxoglutarate dehydrogenase complex dihydrolipoyllysine-residue succinyltransferase, translated as MSIEIKVPEMGESITEATIANWVKKEGERVEQDEVLVELETDKVTMEVPAPSAGVLQKINKKPGETVKIKEVIGLIDPTASASSSPSPSSSSPETAKTTSAPITSNTGTVNETLPPAVRKLIDDNGLNPASIRGTGKNGQITKEDVLTAVASKATNATVTAPVQSSPAKEIPKAIPAASRGNLPRENVVPMTKLRQTIANRLVSAQHNAAHLTTFNEVDMSAVMDLRNKYKDKFKDTHNIGLGFMSFFTKAVIGALKIIPAINAEIRGTDTVYKNYYDIGVAVGGPKGLVVPIVRDADLLSFAQIESEIARLANKVKDGKIELSEMEGGTFTISNGGIYGSMMSTPILNPPQSGILGLHNIVKRAVVVNDQIVIRPMMYLALSYDHRIVDGKEAVTFLVKVKEAIEDPTRLLLEV; from the coding sequence ATGTCGATAGAGATCAAGGTTCCCGAAATGGGCGAATCCATTACGGAAGCTACCATAGCAAATTGGGTTAAAAAAGAAGGCGAACGAGTAGAACAGGATGAAGTCCTCGTAGAACTGGAAACCGATAAGGTGACCATGGAAGTCCCGGCCCCGTCGGCGGGAGTCCTCCAGAAGATAAATAAAAAGCCCGGGGAAACGGTTAAAATCAAAGAAGTCATCGGACTCATCGACCCAACCGCCTCTGCCTCAAGCTCTCCTTCCCCCTCCTCCTCTTCTCCAGAAACAGCCAAAACAACTTCAGCACCGATAACAAGTAATACCGGAACCGTTAACGAAACGCTTCCACCGGCCGTCAGAAAGTTGATCGATGATAACGGTTTGAACCCGGCTTCGATTCGCGGTACGGGAAAAAACGGGCAAATTACGAAAGAGGATGTGTTGACTGCAGTCGCTAGTAAGGCGACTAACGCGACAGTGACTGCTCCGGTTCAATCTTCTCCTGCAAAAGAGATTCCTAAAGCGATTCCGGCTGCAAGTAGAGGGAATTTACCTCGCGAGAACGTTGTTCCTATGACCAAGCTTCGCCAGACGATCGCAAATCGTTTGGTTTCCGCACAACATAATGCGGCGCATCTTACCACGTTTAACGAAGTGGACATGAGTGCGGTGATGGATCTTAGAAATAAATATAAGGATAAGTTCAAGGATACTCATAATATCGGATTAGGTTTTATGAGTTTCTTCACGAAGGCCGTCATAGGCGCCTTGAAAATTATTCCGGCTATCAACGCTGAAATACGAGGAACCGACACCGTTTATAAGAATTATTACGATATCGGAGTCGCCGTCGGAGGACCAAAAGGCCTCGTTGTTCCGATCGTTAGAGATGCGGATCTGCTGAGTTTTGCACAGATCGAATCCGAAATCGCCCGCCTTGCCAATAAGGTAAAAGACGGGAAAATCGAACTTTCCGAAATGGAAGGGGGAACATTTACGATTTCGAACGGAGGAATCTACGGATCGATGATGTCGACTCCGATCTTGAACCCGCCCCAAAGCGGAATTTTAGGGCTTCATAATATTGTAAAACGGGCCGTCGTGGTTAACGACCAGATTGTGATTCGCCCGATGATGTATTTGGCTCTTTCTTACGATCACAGGATTGTGGACGGCAAAGAAGCGGTGACTTTCCTGGTTAAAGTAAAAGAAGCGATCGAGGATCCCACTCGACTCCTTCTGGAAGTATAG